One Mycolicibacterium pulveris genomic region harbors:
- a CDS encoding DUF3117 domain-containing protein, with protein sequence MAAMKPRTGDGPLEATKEGRGIVMRVPLEGGGRLVVELTPEEAAALGDELKKVTS encoded by the coding sequence ATGGCGGCGATGAAGCCCCGGACCGGCGACGGTCCTCTGGAAGCGACCAAGGAGGGGCGCGGCATCGTGATGCGAGTACCACTAGAAGGTGGTGGGCGACTCGTCGTCGAACTGACTCCCGAAGAAGCCGCAGCGCTCGGCGACGAGCTCAAG
- a CDS encoding LOG family protein, whose protein sequence is MSAEPFREWAVCVYCASGPTHPELLDLATRVGEAIAMRGWTLVSGGGNISAMGALANAARARGGCTVGVIPKALVHREMADVEADELIVTDTMRQRKQVMEARADAFLALPGGIGTLEEFFEAWTAGYLGMHEKPVVMLDPGGHYDGLITWLYSLVDKGYVAQQAMDRLVLVDDIEVALEVCAPRG, encoded by the coding sequence GTGTCCGCAGAACCCTTCCGCGAATGGGCGGTATGTGTCTACTGCGCGTCCGGGCCGACGCACCCAGAACTGCTCGACCTGGCCACGCGCGTCGGCGAGGCGATCGCCATGCGCGGCTGGACCCTGGTGTCCGGCGGCGGAAACATCTCGGCGATGGGCGCGCTGGCCAACGCGGCCAGGGCGCGCGGCGGCTGCACCGTCGGTGTCATCCCCAAAGCGCTGGTGCACCGGGAGATGGCCGACGTCGAGGCCGACGAGCTCATCGTCACCGACACCATGCGGCAGCGAAAACAGGTCATGGAGGCGCGCGCCGACGCGTTTCTCGCGCTGCCCGGCGGCATCGGCACGCTCGAGGAGTTCTTCGAGGCCTGGACAGCGGGCTATTTGGGTATGCATGAAAAACCCGTGGTGATGCTGGATCCCGGCGGGCACTACGACGGCTTGATCACGTGGCTGTACAGCCTGGTCGACAAGGGTTACGTCGCCCAGCAGGCCATGGATCGCCTGGTGCTCGTCGACGACATCGAGGTGGCGCTGGAGGTCTGCGCACCCCGCGGGTGA
- the fadD6 gene encoding long-chain-acyl-CoA synthetase FadD6, giving the protein MTDDTSGTRTSVGLLDIARGLPGLLLDAPIILRGVITGFGARPTAKTSIGKVFQERAEKYGDKVFIKFADEQITYRQANETANRYAAVLAARGVGHGDVVAIMLRNSPETVLLMLAAVKCGAIAGMVNYNQRGDVLKHSFELLGAKAVVAATDFVDPITESGADTSGLMTDDELQRLAATAPTANPPATAAVLAKDKAFYIFTSGTTGMPKASVMTHYRWLRALAGFGALGMRLKSRDTLYCCLPLYHNNALTVALSSVLNSGATLALGRSFSASRFWDEVIRYDATAFVYIGEICTYLLNQPPKPADRQHKVRVICGNGLRPAIWDQLTARFGIERICEFYAASEGNTAFVNVFDIDKTTGICPSPVAFVEYDPDTGEPVRGADGRVRKVRKGEPGLLLSKVSSFQPFDGYTDPKASETKLVRNAFRDGDVWFNTGDLMRSQGLGHAAFIDRLGDTFRWKGENVATTEVEAAISTDPQVEEATVFGVEVPGTGGRAGMAAIQLKKGEKFDGMSLAKAAYDKLPTYAVPLFVRVVEELAYTSTFKTQKVDLRKQGYGADVEDAIYVLAGRDEGYVEFYDDYPDHVKAGKRPK; this is encoded by the coding sequence ATGACTGACGACACGTCGGGAACCCGCACCAGCGTCGGGCTGCTCGACATCGCCAGAGGGTTGCCGGGCCTGCTGCTGGACGCGCCGATCATCCTTCGCGGCGTGATCACCGGGTTCGGGGCCCGGCCGACGGCCAAGACGTCCATCGGCAAGGTGTTCCAGGAACGCGCGGAGAAGTACGGCGACAAGGTGTTCATCAAGTTCGCCGACGAGCAGATCACCTACCGCCAGGCCAACGAGACCGCCAACCGCTACGCCGCGGTGCTGGCCGCGCGGGGGGTCGGGCACGGCGACGTCGTCGCAATCATGTTGCGCAACTCGCCGGAGACGGTGCTGCTGATGCTGGCCGCCGTCAAGTGCGGCGCCATCGCCGGGATGGTGAACTACAACCAGCGCGGCGACGTGCTCAAGCACAGCTTCGAATTGCTGGGCGCCAAGGCCGTCGTCGCCGCCACCGACTTCGTCGACCCCATCACCGAAAGCGGCGCGGACACCAGCGGTCTGATGACCGACGACGAGCTCCAGCGCCTCGCGGCCACCGCGCCCACGGCCAACCCGCCGGCGACCGCGGCCGTGCTCGCCAAGGACAAGGCGTTCTACATCTTCACCTCGGGCACCACCGGCATGCCCAAGGCCAGCGTGATGACCCACTACCGGTGGCTGCGGGCCCTGGCCGGGTTCGGGGCGCTGGGCATGCGGCTCAAGAGCCGCGACACCCTGTACTGCTGCCTGCCGCTGTATCACAACAACGCGTTGACCGTGGCGCTGTCCTCGGTGCTCAACTCGGGCGCGACGCTGGCGCTGGGCCGCTCGTTCTCCGCGTCGAGGTTCTGGGACGAGGTGATCCGCTACGACGCCACCGCGTTCGTCTACATCGGCGAGATCTGCACCTACCTGCTCAACCAGCCGCCCAAGCCCGCCGACCGCCAGCACAAGGTCCGGGTGATCTGCGGCAACGGGCTGCGCCCGGCGATCTGGGATCAGCTCACCGCGCGGTTCGGCATCGAGCGCATCTGCGAGTTCTACGCGGCCAGCGAGGGCAACACGGCGTTCGTCAACGTGTTCGACATCGACAAGACCACCGGGATCTGCCCATCGCCGGTGGCGTTCGTCGAATACGACCCCGACACCGGCGAACCCGTGCGCGGCGCCGACGGCCGGGTGCGCAAGGTACGCAAGGGCGAGCCGGGCCTGCTGCTGTCCAAGGTCAGCAGCTTCCAGCCGTTCGACGGCTACACCGATCCGAAGGCCAGCGAAACGAAGTTGGTGCGCAACGCTTTTCGGGATGGTGACGTCTGGTTCAACACCGGCGACCTGATGCGTTCGCAGGGTTTGGGTCACGCGGCGTTCATCGACCGGCTCGGCGACACGTTCCGGTGGAAGGGGGAGAACGTGGCCACCACCGAGGTGGAGGCGGCGATCTCCACCGACCCGCAGGTCGAGGAAGCCACCGTGTTCGGCGTCGAGGTGCCGGGCACCGGCGGGCGCGCGGGCATGGCCGCGATCCAGCTCAAGAAGGGCGAGAAGTTCGACGGGATGTCGCTGGCCAAAGCGGCTTACGACAAGCTGCCGACCTACGCGGTGCCGTTGTTCGTGCGGGTGGTCGAAGAACTCGCCTACACCTCGACGTTCAAAACCCAGAAGGTCGACCTGCGCAAGCAAGGCTACGGGGCGGACGTCGAGGACGCGATCTACGTGCTGGCCGGGCGCGACGAGGGCTACGTGGAGTTCTACGACGACTACCCCGACCACGTGAAGGCCGGCAAGCGACCCAAGTGA
- a CDS encoding DNA-3-methyladenine glycosylase I — MTAAVDDDGRVRCAWIDRSRLAPADYVLYREYHDTEWGQPLRDSAALFERISLEAFQSGLSWLVILRKRDNFRRAFHRFDAERIARYTDRDVERLMADTGIVRNRAKIEATIANARAVADLTDSGVDLAELLWSFAPADRAERARPVDIAHVPAATPESTAMAKELKRRGFRFVGPTTAYALMQATGMVDDHTADCWVPATCPAPSSRP, encoded by the coding sequence GTGACCGCCGCCGTGGACGACGACGGCCGGGTCCGCTGCGCCTGGATCGACCGGTCTCGGCTGGCACCCGCCGACTACGTGCTGTACCGCGAGTATCACGACACCGAGTGGGGCCAACCGCTGCGTGACTCGGCGGCGCTGTTCGAACGGATCAGCCTCGAGGCCTTCCAGAGCGGGCTGTCGTGGCTGGTCATCCTGCGCAAACGGGACAACTTCCGGCGCGCCTTCCACCGGTTCGACGCCGAGCGCATCGCCCGCTACACCGACCGTGACGTCGAGCGGTTGATGGCCGACACCGGCATCGTGCGCAACCGCGCGAAGATCGAGGCCACCATCGCCAACGCGCGCGCGGTCGCCGACCTCACCGACTCCGGGGTGGACCTGGCCGAGCTGCTGTGGTCCTTCGCGCCCGCTGACCGGGCCGAGCGAGCCCGCCCCGTCGACATCGCCCACGTCCCGGCGGCGACCCCGGAATCGACCGCGATGGCCAAGGAACTCAAGCGTCGCGGCTTCCGCTTTGTGGGTCCGACGACCGCATACGCCTTGATGCAGGCCACCGGAATGGTCGACGATCACACCGCCGACTGCTGGGTTCCGGCGACCTGTCCAGCGCCTTCGTCACGGCCTTAA
- a CDS encoding DivIVA domain-containing protein has product MTLVLVYLVVLVLIAIVLFALGSVLFGRGEPLPPLPRGTTATVLPASGITGADVDAVKFTQTLRGYNTSEVDWVLDRLGQELDLLRGQLAAVRAAHGVDDGEDAGSEGVHAAPSSQDDA; this is encoded by the coding sequence GTGACGCTGGTTCTGGTGTATCTGGTGGTGCTGGTCCTCATCGCGATCGTGCTGTTCGCGCTGGGCAGCGTGTTGTTCGGGCGCGGTGAGCCGTTGCCGCCGCTGCCTCGTGGCACGACGGCCACCGTGCTGCCGGCCTCCGGAATCACCGGCGCCGACGTCGACGCGGTCAAGTTCACCCAGACCTTGCGCGGCTACAACACCAGCGAGGTCGACTGGGTGCTCGACCGGCTGGGCCAGGAGCTGGATCTGCTGCGCGGCCAGTTGGCGGCCGTGCGTGCGGCCCACGGGGTCGACGACGGCGAGGACGCCGGGTCCGAGGGCGTGCACGCGGCGCCGTCATCGCAGGACGACGCGTGA
- a CDS encoding ATP-binding protein, protein MPVEWVTAAPEPILDAISTGVSERAGAVLIGPAGVGKTTLARAAVDRFGSRFGRVDWVTATTPMAAVPFAAVSHLIDIPSAGKTAEVLRTARETLGDGRLLVVDDAHLLDRLSAALIYQLAVSGTAALILTIAPNGVVAEQISTLWVDGLLERVVMQPPGHDDSRLATVVDDFVGSLPESGRRALQLLAVDDPLPLASVTDLLGPDALSEARSCGAVVVDGQLVRPAHPLFVDAVRDALGGPELRRLRTEVFDRLVAAADDGVVERLRRAVLALDCDSPQPPADIVAAAEEALRLGDLGLAERLGRVALARAPDLRTRLTLGYALAWQGRGRDADAVLGAVDPSTLSETELMAWALPRAANQFWMLSEPERATAFLQATRNRVSSPTARTTLDALSATFAMNAGSPARAKQIADDVLSAPAADDTAIGWAAAAGALSAARMGRFGEVDALAERAIAAGHPGLLRFTSGFGQTTALVLSGALDEARALGQQLADFAQLQQPGRAIGEVLVADVLIAKGDLEEAVRLLRPAAAALAPTGYSWGPLAWMLLAQALGQLGATIEAGKALARAESRHGLKSMLFAPELALARAWTMSARRDQHGAVAAARDAVRSAERGGQSAVALRALLDAVRLADIRAVDAVVRVSAECDCPAGQLVLAHARALAGHDSAALAEVSQRYAAIGMARAAADASAQSRAQR, encoded by the coding sequence GTGCCAGTTGAGTGGGTCACCGCGGCGCCCGAACCGATACTGGACGCCATCTCCACCGGCGTTTCCGAGCGCGCAGGGGCGGTGTTGATCGGCCCGGCGGGGGTGGGCAAGACGACGCTGGCCCGCGCCGCCGTCGACCGGTTCGGCTCACGGTTCGGCCGGGTCGACTGGGTCACCGCGACGACGCCGATGGCCGCGGTGCCGTTCGCCGCGGTCAGCCACCTGATCGACATCCCCAGCGCCGGCAAGACCGCGGAGGTTCTGCGCACGGCCCGCGAAACCCTCGGCGACGGGCGGTTGTTGGTGGTCGACGACGCGCATCTGCTGGACCGGCTGTCGGCGGCGCTGATCTACCAGTTGGCGGTCAGCGGCACCGCCGCGTTGATCCTGACGATCGCACCGAACGGTGTTGTCGCCGAACAGATCTCGACGCTATGGGTTGACGGGCTGCTCGAGCGTGTCGTCATGCAGCCACCCGGGCACGACGACAGCCGGCTGGCCACCGTGGTCGACGACTTCGTGGGTTCGCTTCCGGAGTCGGGGCGGCGGGCGCTGCAGCTGTTGGCCGTGGACGACCCGCTGCCGTTGGCCTCGGTCACCGACCTGCTCGGCCCCGATGCCCTGTCCGAGGCGCGGTCCTGCGGCGCGGTCGTGGTGGACGGGCAGCTGGTGCGGCCGGCTCATCCGCTGTTCGTCGACGCGGTGCGTGACGCCTTGGGCGGGCCCGAGCTGCGCCGGTTGCGCACCGAGGTGTTCGACCGGCTGGTCGCCGCGGCCGACGACGGTGTGGTCGAGCGGTTGCGGCGCGCGGTGTTGGCGCTGGATTGCGACAGCCCGCAGCCGCCCGCCGACATCGTCGCCGCGGCCGAGGAGGCGCTGCGGCTCGGCGATCTGGGGTTGGCCGAACGGCTCGGCCGGGTCGCGCTGGCGCGTGCGCCCGATCTGCGCACCCGGCTGACGCTGGGCTACGCGCTGGCGTGGCAGGGCAGGGGCCGCGACGCCGACGCGGTGCTCGGCGCGGTGGATCCGTCGACGTTGTCGGAGACCGAATTGATGGCGTGGGCGTTGCCGCGCGCGGCCAACCAGTTCTGGATGCTGTCCGAACCCGAGCGGGCCACCGCGTTCCTGCAGGCGACGCGGAACCGGGTGAGCTCGCCGACGGCCAGGACCACGCTGGATGCGTTGTCGGCGACGTTCGCGATGAACGCGGGCAGTCCCGCTCGCGCCAAGCAGATCGCCGACGACGTGCTGTCCGCACCGGCCGCCGACGACACCGCGATCGGCTGGGCGGCGGCCGCCGGCGCGTTGAGCGCGGCGCGGATGGGACGCTTCGGCGAGGTCGACGCCCTGGCCGAGCGCGCGATCGCCGCCGGGCATCCGGGGCTGCTGCGGTTCACCAGCGGGTTCGGTCAGACCACCGCGCTGGTGCTCAGCGGTGCGCTGGATGAGGCGCGGGCGCTGGGGCAACAGCTCGCCGATTTCGCGCAGCTGCAGCAGCCGGGCCGCGCGATCGGCGAGGTGTTGGTCGCCGACGTGCTGATCGCCAAGGGCGACCTGGAGGAGGCGGTGCGGCTGTTGCGGCCGGCGGCCGCCGCGCTTGCACCGACCGGATACTCGTGGGGACCGCTGGCGTGGATGCTGCTCGCCCAGGCGCTCGGCCAGCTCGGCGCGACGATCGAAGCGGGAAAGGCGTTGGCGCGCGCGGAATCCCGGCACGGGTTGAAGTCCATGCTGTTCGCCCCCGAACTCGCGCTGGCGCGGGCCTGGACGATGTCGGCGCGCCGCGACCAGCACGGCGCGGTGGCCGCCGCGCGCGATGCGGTGCGCAGCGCCGAACGTGGCGGACAGTCAGCGGTGGCGCTGCGGGCGCTGCTCGACGCGGTACGGCTCGCCGACATCCGCGCCGTCGACGCCGTCGTTCGTGTCAGCGCCGAATGCGATTGCCCGGCAGGACAGTTGGTGTTGGCGCACGCGCGCGCGTTGGCCGGCCATGACTCGGCGGCGCTGGCCGAGGTGTCGCAGCGGTACGCCGCGATCGGAATGGCCCGCGCGGCCGCGGACGCATCGGCGCAGAGCAGGGCCCAGCGCTGA
- a CDS encoding glucosyl-3-phosphoglycerate synthase — MTVLSQLTPDTAGTDVTARWLAERSWNRPSWTIADLEAAKGTRTVSVVLPALNEEETVGAVVETIAPLLGGLVDELIVLDSGSTDDTEIRAVAAGARVITREAALPEVEPQAGKGEVLWRSLAATTGDIVVFVDSDLIDPDPMFVPKLLGPLLTTDGVHLVKGFYRRPLKVSGSEDANGGGRVTELVARPLLAALRPELSCLCQPLGGEYAATRELLMSVPFAPGYGVEIGLLIDTYDRLGLDAIAQVNLGVRSHRNRPLTELASMSRQVIATLLSRCGVPDSGVGLTQFFADGDDYTSRTSTVFLDDRPPMITLRPYG; from the coding sequence ATGACAGTGCTTTCGCAGCTGACACCGGACACGGCAGGCACTGACGTCACCGCGCGGTGGCTGGCCGAACGAAGCTGGAACCGGCCGTCGTGGACGATCGCCGACCTCGAGGCCGCGAAGGGCACCCGCACCGTGTCCGTGGTGCTGCCCGCGCTCAACGAAGAGGAGACCGTCGGCGCCGTCGTCGAGACCATCGCGCCGCTGCTCGGTGGTCTGGTCGACGAGCTGATCGTGCTGGATTCCGGCTCGACCGACGACACCGAGATCCGCGCGGTCGCCGCGGGCGCGCGGGTGATCACCCGCGAAGCCGCGCTGCCCGAGGTCGAGCCGCAGGCCGGGAAGGGTGAGGTGTTGTGGCGCTCGCTGGCCGCCACCACCGGCGACATCGTGGTGTTCGTCGACTCCGACCTGATCGACCCCGACCCGATGTTCGTGCCCAAGCTGCTCGGTCCGCTGCTGACCACCGACGGCGTGCATCTGGTCAAGGGCTTCTACCGGCGACCGCTGAAGGTCAGCGGCAGCGAGGACGCCAACGGCGGAGGCCGCGTCACCGAACTGGTGGCCCGGCCGCTGCTGGCCGCGCTGCGCCCCGAGCTCAGCTGCCTGTGCCAGCCGCTGGGCGGCGAGTACGCCGCCACCCGTGAGCTGCTGATGTCGGTGCCGTTCGCGCCCGGCTACGGCGTGGAGATCGGCCTGCTCATCGACACCTACGACCGCCTCGGGCTCGACGCCATCGCCCAGGTGAACCTCGGGGTGCGCAGCCACCGCAACCGGCCACTGACCGAACTGGCCTCGATGAGCCGCCAGGTCATCGCCACGCTGCTGTCCCGCTGCGGGGTGCCCGACTCCGGGGTGGGGCTGACGCAGTTCTTCGCCGACGGCGACGACTACACCTCGCGGACGTCGACCGTGTTCTTGGACGACAGGCCGCCGATGATCACGTTGCGCCCGTACGGCTGA
- the folP gene encoding dihydropteroate synthase: protein MQSTFLGRPVAGDRALIMAIVNRTPDSFYDRGATFSDENAKAAVHAVIEDGADVVDVGGVKAGPGDAVDVDEEIARVVPFIEWVRSAYPDQLISVDTWRATVAKQACAAGADLINDTWAGHDPALPEVAAEFGAGLVCSHTGGAVPRTRPFRVSYGTTERGVVDDVIAEVTAAAEHAVSLGVARDAVLIDPTHDFGKNTYHGLSLLRHVKDLVNTGWPVLMALSNKDFVGETLGVGLTERLEGTLAATALAAAEGAAMFRVHEVGPTRRVLEMVASIQGARPPARTVRGLA, encoded by the coding sequence GTGCAGTCGACTTTTCTGGGCCGTCCGGTGGCGGGTGATCGAGCGTTGATCATGGCGATCGTCAACCGCACACCCGACTCGTTCTACGACCGCGGTGCCACCTTCTCCGACGAGAACGCCAAGGCTGCCGTGCACGCGGTGATCGAAGACGGCGCAGACGTCGTCGACGTGGGCGGCGTCAAAGCCGGTCCGGGCGATGCGGTCGACGTCGACGAGGAGATCGCGCGGGTCGTGCCGTTCATCGAATGGGTGCGCAGCGCCTACCCCGACCAGCTGATCAGCGTCGACACCTGGCGCGCGACGGTGGCCAAGCAGGCCTGCGCGGCCGGCGCCGACCTGATCAACGACACCTGGGCCGGGCACGACCCCGCGCTGCCCGAGGTGGCCGCCGAGTTCGGGGCCGGGCTGGTCTGCTCGCACACCGGCGGCGCGGTGCCGCGGACCCGGCCGTTCCGCGTCAGCTACGGCACGACCGAGCGTGGCGTCGTCGACGACGTCATCGCCGAGGTGACGGCGGCCGCCGAACACGCGGTGAGCCTCGGCGTGGCGCGCGACGCCGTGTTGATCGACCCGACCCACGATTTCGGCAAGAACACTTACCACGGCCTTAGTTTGTTGCGCCACGTAAAAGACCTTGTAAACACTGGATGGCCAGTGCTGATGGCGCTGAGCAACAAGGATTTCGTCGGGGAAACTCTGGGTGTGGGTTTGACCGAGCGCCTGGAGGGCACGCTTGCTGCGACGGCACTTGCCGCCGCGGAAGGCGCAGCCATGTTCCGAGTGCATGAGGTGGGGCCCACACGGCGCGTGCTCGAAATGGTCGCGTCGATTCAGGGCGCGCGTCCACCGGCGCGCACGGTGAGGGGACTGGCATGA